GGTGCAGGTCGCTATGGAGCTCCGGGACGCTGGCAGTGCGCCCGTGGTCGACCGGCTGGCTGCAGTCATGGGTACTCGGCTGTTGGTGCTCGACAACTGTGAGCAGGTGATCGAGGACGTCGCTGCGCTCGCGGACCGGTTGCTGGCCGCTGCTCCGGGCCTGCGCGTACTGGCAACGAGCCGCGAGCCGTTAGGCCTGGCTGGTGAGGTCGTATGGTCTGTGCCGCCGCTTGACGTGCCTGCACCGACGCTGGAACCGGAGGCGGTGAGTGAGTGCAGTGCGGTGCAGTTGTTCGTCACGCGGGCTGCTGCGGCCTCGCGTGGCTTCGCACTGACCGCCGAGACCGTGGCTGACGTTGCGGTGCTGTGCAGGCGGCTGGACGGCATTCCGTTGGCGCTGGAGCTCGCGGCGACCCGCGTACGTGCGCTGGGCGTACGCGGGCTAGTCGCGCGACTGGATGACCGCTTCCGGTTACTGGCTACCGGGCATCGGGGCGCTGCACCACGACAGCAGACTCTGCACGCGATGATCGACTGGAGTTGGGAGCTGCTGTCGGCTGAAGAGCAGACAGTGCTGCGGCGCCTCGCCGTACACGCTGATGGATGTACGGCGGAGGCCGCGGCGGCAGTATGCGGTGAGCCCGACGTACTGGATGTGCTGGTGCGGTTGGTCGACCGGTCGCTCGTCGTACCGGTGGATGGGATGCGGTACCGGCTGTTGGAGTCAGTGGCGGCGTACTGCGTGGGGAAGCTGCGCGCGGCGGATGAGCTGGAGGAGGTACGCCAGCGACACCTGCTGTACTACGTCTCGCTAGCCGAGTCAGCCGAGCTGTACGGCGCTGAGCAAGGACGTTGGTTGCAGTTGCTCGATGAAGACGCGGCCAATCTGCGTACGGCATTGGACCGCGCTATCAGCACTGGGCAAACCGAGCTGGCCGCGCGACTGGTCGATGCACTGGCCTGGTACTGGTTCCTGCGTGGTCGTCAGTTGGAGGCAATGCGTGCACTAGAGGCGGTGCCACTGGGAGCGTGGCGCGTTGGGTTCATGTACTTGCTGGGGGACAGCCGTGCAGCCGCGGAGCGCGAGCGGTGGGTGGACTCGGCCGGCGCGCGTGGACTGTGGTGGATCGCGTACGCGGCGTCCGACGCGGGCGATCTGGCGATGTGCATGACGCTGCTAGAGCGTGCGTCGAACGACTTTGACGATGACCCATGGGGTGTCGCGGCGGTGTTGCTGGCGCGGGCGAAGCATGCGCACGTACGCGCTGATCTGCCGGCGCTGTTCGCGGACGCATCCGAGAGCGCGCGCCGGTTCCGTGAGTTGGGGGACCGGTGGGGTGTGTTGCAGGCGACGAGCTGGCTCGGTGCGCACGCGGAGCTGGTCGGTGACTTCGAGGAGGCGCTGCGACTGCATCAGGAGGGTGCGCAGCTGGCCGAGCAGCTTGGACTGTGGCCGGAGGTGGCCGGCGCACTGGGCATGCTGGGGTGGACGGCGATCCGGCAGGGGCAGTACGACGTGGCACGAACGAACGGCGAACGCGCGTACCGGCTGGCGACCGAGCAAGGGCAGCGGGCAACACAAGCACTGGCCGAGCTGGTATTGGGATTCGCGGCCCGGCGTACGGGTGCACTGGACGAGGCAGACGCACGGCTGCAGGCGATGATCGACTGGTCGCGCAAACAGGATGAGCCGGCGCTGTACCTGTCGTTGGTGCTCGTGGAGCTTGGGTTCGCTCGTGAGCTGCAAGGGCGGCCTGCTGAGGCGCTGGAGCTGCACCGGGAGTCCTACCGGGTCTCAGCGGAGTTCGAGTCGCTGCGGGGGATGTGCTGGGCGCTGGAGGGCATGGCGGCGAGCCTCCCGGACAAGGCGCTGGCCGCCCGGCTGCTTGGGTGCGCCGCTGCCACGCGGGCGACCGAGAACTACCTGATGGCGGCCAGCGAGACCTTCGACGTCGACCGGGCCGAGGTGGCGGCGCTGGCCGTGCTGGGTGCCGATGCGTACGCGGCGGCGCGTGCCGACGGGGCAGCGCTCAGCCCGGACGAAGCTTTCGATCTGGCCGAGACGTGACGAAGACCTGACGAAGCCCTGCCGAAGCTCTGCCGAAGCTCTGGCACTCAGCGACCCGAGATATTCTGCAGTTGAGATTATTTGTAGGGCGAAGTAGTTTTGTGGCCAAGCTGCCTCCGAACAGGTGAAGGTGAACCATGGACTACGGCCACGAGCTGGTCTTCGGCACGTTCCTGACCCCCGCGGCCGACGCCCCGGACCGGGTGATCGCGCTCGCGCGACTGACCGAGCAGGCCGGCCTCGACCTGGTCAGTTTCCAGGATCACCCGTACCAGCCGCGGCTGATGGACGCGTGGACCCTGCTCTCCGTCGTCGCCGCGCAGACCCAACGGGTCAAGGTCAGCACCAACGTGGCCAACCTGCCGCTGCGGCACCCGGTCGTGCTCGCCCGCAGCGTCGCCACCCTCGACCGGATCACCGGCGGGCGGGTCGAGCTCGGTCTGGGCTCCGGTGGATTCCTCGACGCGGTCGCGGCGAACGGCGGACCGCGGCTGACGACCGGGCAGAGCATCACCGCGCTGGAAGAAGCGATCGCGATCATCCGCGAGGTGTGGACGCCTGGCGGCGGTGGGATTCGGCTGGCGGGCAAGCATTACGAGCTCGCGGGGGCGAAGCGCGGTCCGGAGCCGGCGCACGACGTGTCGATCTGGCTCGGTGCGTACAAGCCGCGGATGCTCGCTGTCACCGGTCGCCTGGCGGACGGGTGGCTGCCCAGCAGTGGGTACGCGGGGCCGGAGCAGTTGGCCGCGATGAACAAGATCATCGACGAGGCAGCGGTAGAGGCCGGGCGCGATCCGGCTGCTGTGCGGCGGTTGTACAACATCGGCGGTCGGTTCGACGGTTCTGGTTTCTTGCAGGGGCCGGTGGAGTCGTGGATCGATCAGCTGACCGAGTTGACGCTCGCGGAGGGCGTGAGCACGTACATCCTGGCGTCTGATGATCCGGATGACATCCGCCGGTTCGCTGACGTGGCAGCGGGCGTGCGTGAGGCAGTACAGGCGGCCCGGTCTGGTGCTGTGGTGGCTTCTGTTGCGGCTCCGGTGCCTGCTGGTGGGTTCAGTGTGGTGCCGACACCGGCACCGGTAGTGCGGCGCAGTTCCGTACAGGTGCTGGATGAGGCTTCCCGGCCGACCGGTCCGGCTGCGGAGCCTCGGACGTACACGGCGCATCAGTTGCAGTCAGGGCAGCACCTAGTCGACGTACATGACCATCTGCGGGCTGAGTTGGAGCAGGTGCGCGATCTGGTGGAGCAGGTCGCCGCGGGGACGCTGGGGGTTGGCGCGGCGCGTTCGCACATCAACACGATGACCATGCGGCAGAACAACTGGACACTTGGTACGTACTGCGAGTCGTACTGCCGGCTGGTGACTACGCACCACTCGATTGAAGATGCTTCACTCTTCCCGCATCTGCGGCGGGCGGACCCCGCGCTCGCACCGGTGGTGGATCGGCTGCAGGAGGAGCACAAGGTCATCCACGACGTACTCGAAGGTGTGGACAAGGCGCTGGTCGACCTCGTCGGTGGTTCGGGTGACCTCGCCGGGTTGCGCGCCGCGGTTGACCTGCTGGACGACACGTTGCAGTCGCACCTGTCGTACGAGGAACGCGAACTGGTCGAACCGCTGGCCCGCCTCGGCGTCTTCTGATCCGCTACTTCACCTCCGGCGGGCGCTGGGGTCGTCTACCTGGCTGCCTATTTCGCCTCGCCCAGCAGGGAGGCGAGGATGTCGAGCAGGCGGAGCGTGGGCACCTCGCCGAGCAGGCGGGCGGCGCTGGTGGCCGGCTCCGCGATCAGCCGCACCTGCAGCAGCTTGAAGTCGCGTACGTTCGCCGGGTTGACCAGGTCGTCACGGACAGCCGACAGGAATTCCGCGCCGGCCGACGCGGTTCCGTACGTCATCCGGATGAAGCTGTCGGTCACCGGGTAGAGGTACGGCCGCTTCAGGTGCAGCAGCTTCGACTTCTTCGCGTGCCCGAAGCCGCGGTGCCCGGTGAACTTGTCGTCCAGCGCCATCGCCGCGCCGAACAACTCACTGCCCGGCGCCGCGTCCTCCAGCCGCGCGTCCACCGGGATCGCGGCCAGCTCCTTCTCGGCCTCGACCTCGAGCAGCCACGGGATGTCCATCGCGCGCAGGTCCGAGCCGATCACCATCGTCCGGCCCAGGTCCTCCAGGGTGATCCGGTTCGGGTCGGAGCCACCGACGGTGGTCAACCCCGGCAACCCGTCGTAGTACTGCAGCACGGCGCCGTTCGTTTCGGCGTACAGCCGCAACTGCGCGATCGCCTCGTCGACGACGATCTTCCGGGTACCGATGTTCATGAGCCACACCCTCACACTTGTGGTGGCAGATCCGCCGGTGGGGCGGACCATACTTCGAACGTTCCTCAGTCTGTTTCCGCAGATCGTAGCGACTCCCGGGGGACCTGTACGCCAGGGTCACTGCCCGTTATCCACAACCCGTAACCATCCGCTCCCAGGCACCCCGAAGTCGATAGACTCTGAGTAATTCTTCCACCACTGAGCGCAGTGCCCGAAATTCCGTTGAGTCCACCGATGCGCCTCGCCATCATGAGCCCATGACAACGACGCGTGGACTGTACTTGCCGGGATGCGGAGCCGAAACGGCCCGCGCCCAGCAGCAGACCACTGCCCACCGGAGGTCGATCCCCATCCCCACGTGACCGCCGTCGCCGCGGCTTTGGTCGCGGGGGCCTTGGCAGGGCTTGGGGTTGCGATGCCGGTCGGCCCGGTCGGGACCTACTTGGTTGGCCTGACCGCTCGTACGTCGTGGCGGATCGGCGTGTTCGCGGCACTCGGCGTCGCGACGGCCGACGGCGCGTACGCGGCAGTAGCCGCACTAGCCGGCTCAGCGCTCTCCCCGGTACTCGCACCGCTGCTCACGCCGCTGCGTTGGGCCTCGGCATTCGTACTCATCGCGCTCGCAACCACAACCACCTTCAAGGCAGTACGTACGTATCGCGCCCACCGCCTGACCACGATCGATCAACCCCCACCACCCAGCCCCCGAACCGCCTACCTCACCTTGCTCGGAATGACGCTCCTCAACCCCTGGACAGCCATCTACTTCGCCGCGCTGATCCTGGGCAACACCACCAACCCGAGCGGACACGGCGACGGCGGCTCCGGCTCCGCTGATGGCGGCGGTGCTGGTCTTGACGGCTTTGGTGGTGTTGACGGCTCTGGTGCTGGCAGCTTCATCGGTTCCGCCGCGGGGGAGCGGGTCGCCTTCGTGCTCGCGGCGTTCGTCGCCTCGGCTGCCTGGCAACTGCTTCTGGCCGGCGGCGGCGCCATCCTCGGCCGCCTGCTCACCGGCACCCGCGGCCGTCTCGCAACGGCTGTCGCCTCAAGCACCCTGATCACCATCCTCGCCGTCCGGCTACTCCAATAGCCGCGCGGCAGGGCGGGGTGGCGGCGCGGGTGGTCAGAGGGTGTGTTCCACGGCCGTGTCCGGAGTGAGGAACAGCAGGACGGGCGGCGCGGTGTTCGGGAGGATGCCGGCGTACGCCTGGAGCTGCGGCGCGTAGTGCGCTACTCGACTGGCCAGCGCCGCCGCGGGAATGGCATCGGTCTTGTAGTCGACGATCGTCAACCGCCCGTCATCCTCGCGATAGATCAGATCCACGAATCCTTCAAGCACGGTGCCATCGGGTTGGACAGTC
The genomic region above belongs to Kribbella solani and contains:
- a CDS encoding BTAD domain-containing putative transcriptional regulator, coding for MRFGVLGPVTAWTDAGTPVVVQGLKVRALLADLLVHEGQPVPADRLIDDLWGSDLPGNPAGTLSAKVSQLRRAFEDAEPGSRALVQSGPAGYSLAVSSADCDALRFSELVTAGAVDAALALWRGPAYADFADYAFVETAVARLTELRLAAVERADLPVAELGALVKAHPLREGIRASYMRALYRAGRQTEALESFDELREMLLAELGLDPGPALVELQQSILTQELPQARSNLPAQLTELVGRTDALTEIDACLVSSRLVTLTGPGGVGKTRLALAAGALAADRFADGVVLVELAAVTPDALSVQDALTDAVQVAMELRDAGSAPVVDRLAAVMGTRLLVLDNCEQVIEDVAALADRLLAAAPGLRVLATSREPLGLAGEVVWSVPPLDVPAPTLEPEAVSECSAVQLFVTRAAAASRGFALTAETVADVAVLCRRLDGIPLALELAATRVRALGVRGLVARLDDRFRLLATGHRGAAPRQQTLHAMIDWSWELLSAEEQTVLRRLAVHADGCTAEAAAAVCGEPDVLDVLVRLVDRSLVVPVDGMRYRLLESVAAYCVGKLRAADELEEVRQRHLLYYVSLAESAELYGAEQGRWLQLLDEDAANLRTALDRAISTGQTELAARLVDALAWYWFLRGRQLEAMRALEAVPLGAWRVGFMYLLGDSRAAAERERWVDSAGARGLWWIAYAASDAGDLAMCMTLLERASNDFDDDPWGVAAVLLARAKHAHVRADLPALFADASESARRFRELGDRWGVLQATSWLGAHAELVGDFEEALRLHQEGAQLAEQLGLWPEVAGALGMLGWTAIRQGQYDVARTNGERAYRLATEQGQRATQALAELVLGFAARRTGALDEADARLQAMIDWSRKQDEPALYLSLVLVELGFARELQGRPAEALELHRESYRVSAEFESLRGMCWALEGMAASLPDKALAARLLGCAAATRATENYLMAASETFDVDRAEVAALAVLGADAYAAARADGAALSPDEAFDLAET
- a CDS encoding LLM class flavin-dependent oxidoreductase, whose amino-acid sequence is MDYGHELVFGTFLTPAADAPDRVIALARLTEQAGLDLVSFQDHPYQPRLMDAWTLLSVVAAQTQRVKVSTNVANLPLRHPVVLARSVATLDRITGGRVELGLGSGGFLDAVAANGGPRLTTGQSITALEEAIAIIREVWTPGGGGIRLAGKHYELAGAKRGPEPAHDVSIWLGAYKPRMLAVTGRLADGWLPSSGYAGPEQLAAMNKIIDEAAVEAGRDPAAVRRLYNIGGRFDGSGFLQGPVESWIDQLTELTLAEGVSTYILASDDPDDIRRFADVAAGVREAVQAARSGAVVASVAAPVPAGGFSVVPTPAPVVRRSSVQVLDEASRPTGPAAEPRTYTAHQLQSGQHLVDVHDHLRAELEQVRDLVEQVAAGTLGVGAARSHINTMTMRQNNWTLGTYCESYCRLVTTHHSIEDASLFPHLRRADPALAPVVDRLQEEHKVIHDVLEGVDKALVDLVGGSGDLAGLRAAVDLLDDTLQSHLSYEERELVEPLARLGVF
- a CDS encoding DUF6308 family protein, which gives rise to MNIGTRKIVVDEAIAQLRLYAETNGAVLQYYDGLPGLTTVGGSDPNRITLEDLGRTMVIGSDLRAMDIPWLLEVEAEKELAAIPVDARLEDAAPGSELFGAAMALDDKFTGHRGFGHAKKSKLLHLKRPYLYPVTDSFIRMTYGTASAGAEFLSAVRDDLVNPANVRDFKLLQVRLIAEPATSAARLLGEVPTLRLLDILASLLGEAK
- a CDS encoding LysE family transporter produces the protein MTAVAAALVAGALAGLGVAMPVGPVGTYLVGLTARTSWRIGVFAALGVATADGAYAAVAALAGSALSPVLAPLLTPLRWASAFVLIALATTTTFKAVRTYRAHRLTTIDQPPPPSPRTAYLTLLGMTLLNPWTAIYFAALILGNTTNPSGHGDGGSGSADGGGAGLDGFGGVDGSGAGSFIGSAAGERVAFVLAAFVASAAWQLLLAGGGAILGRLLTGTRGRLATAVASSTLITILAVRLLQ